The Arachis ipaensis cultivar K30076 chromosome B03, Araip1.1, whole genome shotgun sequence region ATCCACCTTCGCCGGAATAGAGCTGTCAGTCTGGGCATCGATAATATCAGAGCTGTAACAACGTAAGTCGCTTCCAGCAACCTTGAAACAGTGAAACGGAGTAGCGCTTCACAGAGGCATACCTTCCATTAGCGTCGAAGCAGTAGTGCGATCTCCACTTTCCATCATCGCCGGAACGTAGGCACAAGTTTGGTCACCGCCAATAGCCAAATTACAATAGCGACAACCTCTTCCATCTCTCAAGACGTTAGCTTTGGGGAATTAGCTTCTTCTGGTTCagtggatcctctaaattttgaatctcaccttagaggataaagtgtgatttttcacaattgaataatttttctctcatattttttttttgtctcacttatgaaataaatggttaaatattatattttatttttttaagtaaaaattcaaaatttaaaaaatctaaatttGTTGGGTGAGAGATGAATGTTGAGAGGAAGAAATAGTTTAAATTAGAATAGTTTAGTTTGACGGATTTGAAACTTAATATTTTTAGTATGTGGGCTGGATGTCCGGCCTGTATCATGTCAAAAAAAAACCAAACAACGCGTTTATATTTCTATCTATCACTAGGAGAGAGAATCAAATTCctgttatgttttttttttttttcttttgttttctgttttttaaaaagaaaaggtTCATATAATATACAATTCTAAAACTTCAACCTGGAAGTTACAAAAACTCGCAAGCTTACAGACAGGATCATAAACTCATAATTGGCAATTGCCTCCATagtgagaaaagaaaaataaattaattacccGTAACTCGAAAGTCAATTGAGTGAAACAAATTGAACATAATCCGATATTATTAAAGCGTTTTGTTTATAAGGGTCTGTTTgaaaagtttaaaaaataatttttttgaattttttatttataaaaatagtagtattaatattcggtacaatttttaaaattaaattgtaattttttaaaaagttatttaaaaaattaacttgGTTAGTGGAGTGATCAACTCACTCGTCCACGCTATTTTTACAAAAGTAGTTTAATTAAATAGAGTTCAGATCCacgctattttttcaaaaatattttaattaaattatttatccaAAGTGAACCTAACAACCTAAGTCTACGACATTGAGACATGAATAtaaaaggattttttttatttataaaataaaaaaaattattatttctctAAACATGATTTTTGGACTTTAATTTCtcaaatactatttttttttttggcatttaAACAAGTTCGTCGGATCCCgacgaactctataaaaattggCAAGTTCGCCTAACCCTGGGCGAACTCTATAAATTTTATAACtcctttttaagtttttttaatttCGCGTTTTTAATCCATTATCATCATCTGCAAACAGtatatagatctacaaacaaTATATAGGAATACACAAAAATACACGGACAATAAACATGGCTTcttcaagaatttttttaattataaattaaaaaaaataagccatatttaacaataGCAACCATTGTTATCGTTTCTAAAAATACATAGGTACACcggaataagccatatttaacaaaaaaaatttaattataaattaaaaaataattattttccaTAAATAATCCACTTCAAATATATCATATTGAAAAGTTAACAATGGTAATCATTATTATCGTTTCCAGAGAGTACATAAGAGTATACAAAAAGTATATAAGATAACAATCCTTGTTATTTTTgggaaatagttatttttttaatttataattaaaaaaatccttgttaaatatggcttattcctAACATATGTATTTTTAGAGATGATAAGAATGGTTGccattgttaaatatggcttattttttttaatttataattagaaaaaatCCTTAAAGAAGCcatgcttgtttttttttttaccaaagataggagactcgaacccgcaacctcttaattgagtgtgtgagactatgccatttgagttataactcattggcaagaAGCCATGCTTGTTGTCCGTGTATTTTTGTGTATTCCTATATACTGTTTGTAGATCTATATATTAtttggagacgatgataatggaTTAAATTGAAAAAACTTAAAAGAGAGTTCGCCGGAGTTAGGCAAACTTGCCAATTTTTATAGAGTTTGTCGGGGTCCGGCGAACTTGGCTTAAAtgccaaatatatatatatatgtatatatatttggaGAATTAAAGTCAAAAAATTTATGttggaaaaataataattttttatattaatttttgtatttttattttttatatttatttttaatattttgccTTATTCTGATTTTTTAAAACTAAATGAAGCCTGATATATCAACCGATGATGATAACATTATTTTACTATTCTCGTCAGGAATATATATTGTGACTAACTCATCCATAAGTAATTGATAATGCACGTTAGCTCACAGTTTGTTTATAAGTAACCACGATTTGAGCCTATGAATCACATAAACAATCATTTTAAGCATTAATCTGCGCGTTATAACCCTTTGTCTTGTTCTCATTTCTCAATCAACAGGATTAGGTAACCTAATAGTAATGTTATTAACAGCATCTTGTTCACCAAAATCTATAGCACTAGCAACCAAAATCTAGCTCAGGTTTTCTctcaatatatattatattattgcaCCCAAGATAGAACGCTTTACTAAAAATTAAACGGAATATGACAATTTACACATGACATACAAGTCAATGAAACACTTGATTTTATTAATACTTACTAGTAGTAGTTCTAGACTTCTAGACTAGTACATATAATTCATACATAATAGTTttcttaatataaaatatatgttaaaataatttaaataacacatatatttatacataaatatatagtaACTGATTttggtatgtatatatatatattacaaaattaataggctaaattatatttttttcaagACCCAGTAAATAAATGAATcataaactatttttttaaatgacttgcactattttttttatgtattctAAATGATTTCAGTTTAACCGTTGAATAACGGTATATTATGCATCAAATATTTcagaaattatatatatatattcaatatTTACaagtattttaaaaattaattatacataaaaataaagtaatatGAGAAAATTAGATAAGTAAATTCACAAACACATatataatcataattaatttcAACATGAATTGAAAATGCAAAGAGTGacgccttttttttttcaaatcatggATAGTTTGAAAGCAAATTAACAGGAATACATGGGGAATTCTTCCAAACCTTTGTATGCAACTTAAGGATCTCACTAGCCCTCTCCTTAGCCTTATTGGAAGCACCATTATCCACTTGAAGCACCAAACACAACTTAGACACAGCACCAACCACCAACATCTCTTGAAGCAAATTAAGTGTTGCTGAATACCTACAAACTGTGGCCAAAATCTTAACAGCTCTATCACTTGCAACACAAGAAACCCTTAGAATCTTCTTCGAAATGGCGGCGACAGCAGCACCATGGCTCAACAAGGCGGCGCGCCCTTCTGCGCAGCCGCAGAGCCTATCCAAAGCTATCAATATGAGTTCACAAATCCGTTTTTCGGAAATATTGTTACTATCAATGAGGAGATCAATGAGGTTTAGTACTAAGCCAGCCTCGACTGCTCTGACCTGGTTCCTGCCCCGGGAACAAAGATCCACAAGAAGCTTCAGCGCGGCCTTGGAAGCTTCTTGTGAGATCTTGTCCCTTATCACTCTTGATATTTCGACAAAATATTCGGTTTTGACACAGCTCAATTGGGTTGGATTGGCCACCCCAAATGATGATTTCAATAGCAATGTTGCATAAGTTCTAGATTCTTGGTTTCCAAGTCTCAATACATGAAACAATGACtcaaaaaagtgaattttttcATTGTTTATAAGATACTTTAGCTGATATATTGAAGGATTCAATTTAAACAAGAGTTCAATACCTGCTTCAATGATGAACAAAGTTGAATGTGCTTCATCCATGGTTGAAGCCAAGAAATCTATTGCCCCTGCAGATTCCAAACACTGTTTGTTACTTTCACTCTCCAGAGCAATTGTTTTAATCCATTTGAGAAACTTCAATTTCTCATCATGTGAAAACCTCTTTGCTTCATTCAAGAGTTTCACAACTTGAGCTTTTTCAATGGTTGAACTAGAATCATGCTGAGTCGTTTCATCAAGTGAGACATGATTCTGAGTGCACCAATTTTGGATCAACCTTTGAAGAGTGTGGTTTGGAGTAAGATCTTGTGTTTGTAAAACTTGTTGCTTTGTAACAGGGCAAGTGAAATTCTTGCATGAGAATAACCATCTCTCTATGGATTCTCTATCATATGTGATTCCTGTTGAAACAGTAACAGGCTCTCTCATTAGGTGAAGTGATATTGGGCATAGAAATGGTGCAGGAACCTCGATTTCTGAATAGTCCATGTTTTTTTTGTTGAGAGATTAAGGATGTGAAAACTGAAATTGACGAGTCAATTGAGTTATCAAAACACTGTTAAAGGTTCAGATTTGGAAAATGAGGGCGTTGAATTAGCTATAAAATTGAGATTGACATTGACATTGTTAGAAGAGTTGAATTTTTTGGGTGAGGCATTATCACAAACAGATAGTGTGGGCACTGCATAGGACTAACAAATTGGAGGAATGGAGACGGGACACGTCTTTTGTACAAGTTGTTACATCAACTacgtatatatataaaatgaGGAATGCTAagaggccagcaacttttgtgatttgtaaccattaataatatttttaataatataaaatttcatCCAATAATCTATAATTATTCACTTTTTTTACTAATTACATGCTGATCAGAATTTAATAAAGTCACTTGTCCTAGACTTTTCCATATAAAATTATAAAGTCAACACATACAAAAGATTTGATGGATAAATATTAAGATGTGAAATGAGTTATGACCTTTTCCAAGGTTTTGTAAATTGTAAGGAGAAAATGTTAGTTTCTAACGTTTTGGTTAATTTtggttttaaatattttatttcgttttatttttgttttgtaatcaaaattaaaatatttttttaaattattagtttttttttatttttttattcttttgtcACTTTCATTCTCAAATCACTACAAACACTATATAACTATTATAATTACGATTTTTGTTACTATTGTTACTAATTGGCTAGCTATACTTTCTCTTTACTTTTTTATCATCAATAGTTAGGTTAtcaaaattggtttttgaatgagTGAGTTTTATGATGCCTTTGTTATTATGTTTAAATTGTCTAACTTAccttttaaagtaaaaaataaaatatttaaaataaaaaaagcttTCAAATGTTAAAAACAAAACTACGACCTAATCTAAATGTcaggaattttaaaattttttttatcaatatacCACCTTTTTCATACTATTTATTCATGT contains the following coding sequences:
- the LOC107629787 gene encoding E3 ubiquitin-protein ligase PUB23, coding for MDYSEIEVPAPFLCPISLHLMREPVTVSTGITYDRESIERWLFSCKNFTCPVTKQQVLQTQDLTPNHTLQRLIQNWCTQNHVSLDETTQHDSSSTIEKAQVVKLLNEAKRFSHDEKLKFLKWIKTIALESESNKQCLESAGAIDFLASTMDEAHSTLFIIEAGIELLFKLNPSIYQLKYLINNEKIHFFESLFHVLRLGNQESRTYATLLLKSSFGVANPTQLSCVKTEYFVEISRVIRDKISQEASKAALKLLVDLCSRGRNQVRAVEAGLVLNLIDLLIDSNNISEKRICELILIALDRLCGCAEGRAALLSHGAAVAAISKKILRVSCVASDRAVKILATVCRYSATLNLLQEMLVVGAVSKLCLVLQVDNGASNKAKERASEILKLHTKVWKNSPCIPVNLLSNYP